The following coding sequences lie in one Myxococcus xanthus genomic window:
- a CDS encoding GNAT family N-acetyltransferase has protein sequence MASKRVPTVTEIGPGTSALHAAFCDYVSRVFTRADFRRWTQWGEWNDDYRTFAVVDDGRVLANASVMRMRLLLEGREVTGYQLGAVGSLPSERGRGLARAVMNAALAHCGDAPVLLFANKSVLEFYPRFGFEPRRQTLFSASHVARPGETAAPQLDVAEADVRARLRMLSDEGLPVTERFGARGTAAIASWYAANGFARPLRALSDDAWVFTEVEGETLFIDDIFARAPFDLRAALPRLIDRPISSIQFGFTPERWWPGAVEAGEDMEADLFVRGVPSPREANLFPVMART, from the coding sequence ATGGCATCGAAGCGTGTTCCCACCGTCACTGAAATCGGGCCCGGCACCTCGGCGCTCCATGCCGCGTTCTGCGACTACGTGTCGCGAGTCTTCACCCGCGCCGACTTCCGGCGTTGGACGCAGTGGGGTGAATGGAACGACGACTACCGCACGTTCGCGGTGGTGGATGACGGCCGGGTGCTGGCCAATGCCTCGGTGATGCGGATGCGGTTGTTGCTCGAAGGGCGGGAGGTGACGGGCTACCAGCTTGGCGCCGTGGGGAGCCTGCCTTCCGAACGTGGGCGGGGGCTGGCGCGCGCGGTGATGAACGCTGCGCTGGCGCACTGTGGGGATGCGCCCGTGCTGCTGTTCGCCAACAAGAGCGTGCTGGAGTTCTACCCGCGCTTCGGCTTCGAGCCTCGGCGCCAGACGCTGTTCTCCGCCTCCCACGTGGCGCGGCCGGGAGAGACGGCGGCGCCGCAGCTCGACGTGGCGGAGGCGGACGTGCGGGCGCGGCTCCGGATGCTCTCTGACGAGGGGCTGCCGGTGACGGAGCGCTTCGGCGCGCGGGGGACGGCCGCCATTGCCAGTTGGTATGCGGCGAACGGGTTCGCTCGGCCGCTGCGAGCCCTGAGTGACGATGCCTGGGTGTTCACGGAGGTGGAGGGCGAGACGCTGTTCATCGACGACATCTTCGCGCGTGCGCCCTTTGATTTACGGGCGGCGCTGCCGCGGCTCATCGACCGGCCGATTTCGTCCATCCAGTTCGGCTTCACGCCGGAGCGCTGGTGGCCCGGCGCGGTGGAGGCGGGCGAGGACATGGAGGCCGACCTGTTCGTGCGGGGAGTGCCGTCCCCACGTGAGGCGAACCTCTTTCCCGTCATGGCGCGGACCTGA